One Watersipora subatra chromosome 4, tzWatSuba1.1, whole genome shotgun sequence genomic window carries:
- the LOC137393813 gene encoding elongation factor 1-alpha: MAPKQKEKTHINIVVIGHVDSGKSTSTGHMIYKCGGIDKRTIEKFEKEAQEMGKGSFKYAWVLDKLKAERERGITIDIALWKFETAKYHVTIIDAPGHRDFIKNMITGTSQADCAVLIVAAGVGEFEAGISKNGQTREHALLAYTLGVKQMIIGVNKMDSTEPPYSEARFGEIKKEVGGYIKKIGYNPDAVAFVPISGWHGDNMIEPSTNMSWYKGWTTVVGKEKKESKGTTLLDALDNITPPERPTDKPLRLPLQDVYKIGGIGTVPVGRVETGILKPGMVVTFAPSNLTTEVKSVEMHHESLPEAVPGDNVGFNIKNVSVKEIKRGNVAGDSKNDPPLGAANFTAQVIVLNHPGQIGQGYAPVLDCHTAHIACKFSEILEKIDRRSGKKLEDNPKFVKSGDACIVTMVPQKPMCVEPFTNYAPLGRFAVRDMRQTVAVGVIKKVEKKAPTGGKVTKAAQKAQKK; this comes from the exons ATGGCTCCCAAACAAAAGGAGAAGACCCACATCAACATTGTGGTGATTGGTCATGTCGACTCTGGAAAATCTACATCAACTGGACATATGATCTACAAGTGTGGTGGAATTGACAAAAGAACTATTGAGAAGTTCGAGAAAGAGGCCCAAGAG ATGGGAAAAGGCTCTTTCAAGTATGCTTGGGTTTTGGACAAGCTCAAAGCTGAGCGTGAAAGAGGTATCACAATAGATATCGCTTTGTGGAAGTTCGAAACCGCGAAATACCACGTCACGATTATCGATGCTCCAGGCCACCGTGATTTCATCAAGAACATGATCACTGGAACATCTCAAGCTGATTGTGCCGTACTTATTGTCGCTGCTGGTGTAGGAGAGTTTGAAGCTGGTATCTCTAAAAATGGCCAGACCAGAGAGCATGCTCTCCTTGCTTATACTCTTGGTGTCAAGCAGATGATCATCGGTGTCAACAAAATGGACAGTACTGAGCCACCTTACAGCGAG GCTCGCTTCGGTGAAATTAAAAAAGAAGTTGGTGGATATATCAAGAAAATAGGTTACAATCCTGATGCAGTTGCCTTTGTACCCATTTCTGGCTGGCATGGAGACAACATGATTGAGCCATCTACTAACATGTCATGGTACAAGGGATGGACAACTGTCGTTGGTAAGGAGAAGAAAGAATCCAAGGGCACAACTCTCTTGGATGCTCTAGACAACATCACACCACCTGAAAGGCCCACTGACAAGCCTTTGCGACTTCCCCTCCAGGATGTTTATAAGATTGGTGGTATCGGAACAGTGCCTGTTGGTCGAGTAGAAACCGGTATCTTGAAGCCTGGAATGGTTGTTACATTTGCTCCTTCCAACTTGACTACTGAG GTTAAATCTGTGGAGATGCACCACGAATCTCTTCCAGAGGCTGTACCAGGAGACAACGTTGGATTCAACATCAAGAACGTCTCTGTTAAAGAAATCAAGAGAGGAAACGTTGCTGGAGACTCCAAAAATGATCCTCCTCTTGGCGCAGCCAACTTCACTGCTCAA GTCATTGTCCTGAACCATCCTGGTCAGATTGGACAGGGATATGCCCCAGTTCTTGACTGCCATACAGCTCACATTGCTTGTAAATTCAGTGAGATCCTTGAAAAGATTGATCGACGTAGTGGCAAGAAGTTAGAGGACAATCCTAAGTTTGTCAAGTCCGGTGATGCCTGTATTGTCACCATGGTGCCACAAAAGCCTATGTGTGTCGAGCCATTTACTAATTATGCTCCTCTTGGTCGATTTGCTGTTCGTGACATGAGGCAGACCGTCGCTGTTGGCGTCATCAAGAAAGTTGAAAAGAAGGCGCCCACTGGTGGCAAGGTAACCAAAGCTGCCCAAAAAGCCCAGAAGAAGTGA
- the LOC137394762 gene encoding protein Mpv17-like isoform X2, whose product MSVGDIISQTAIEKSHISGTYEPLRTLRFLGFGIIFAGPTLRLWYKTLDKIVPSTLAFKPVRMMALDQLVFAPCFLTIFCMTMGVLKGENWTALTSGLKETLPSIILSNYKLWPAAQLFNFYLVPLQHRVLFANTISLGWNTYMSWKVGGTKKYASNNTYAKTET is encoded by the exons ATGTCGGTTGGAGACATCATATCTCAAACAGCGATTGAAAAAAGTCACATATCTGGCACGTATGAGCCATTGAGAACTCTTCGGTTTCTAGGATTTGGGATAATATTTGCA GGCCCGACCTTGCGGCTCTGGTATAAAACATTAGACAAGATCGTTCCTTCGACCTTAGCTTTCAAGCCTGTTAGAATGATGGCTTTAGACCAG CTAGTCTTCGCTCCATGCTTCTTAACAATCTTTTGTATGACAATGGGGGTTCTAAAAGGAGAAAACTGGACAGCGCTTACGTCAGGACTAAAGGAG ACATTGCCCAGCATTATTCTCAGCAACTATAAATTATGGCCAGCAGCACAACTCTTCAACTTCTACCTCGTCCCACTGCAGCACAG AGTTTTGTTTGCCAACACGATATCTCTCGGATGGAATACCTACATGTCTTGGAAGGTCGGAGGAACAAAGAAGTATGCCTCTAATAATACATATGCGAAGACGGAGACTTGA
- the LOC137394762 gene encoding protein Mpv17-like isoform X1, which produces MLRFYLRMLERRPVITQALATGTLMSVGDIISQTAIEKSHISGTYEPLRTLRFLGFGIIFAGPTLRLWYKTLDKIVPSTLAFKPVRMMALDQLVFAPCFLTIFCMTMGVLKGENWTALTSGLKETLPSIILSNYKLWPAAQLFNFYLVPLQHRVLFANTISLGWNTYMSWKVGGTKKYASNNTYAKTET; this is translated from the exons ATGTTGCGCTTCTACCTACGCATGCTTGAGCGGAGACCAGTGATAACACAGGCCCTTGCCACTG GTACCCTTATGTCGGTTGGAGACATCATATCTCAAACAGCGATTGAAAAAAGTCACATATCTGGCACGTATGAGCCATTGAGAACTCTTCGGTTTCTAGGATTTGGGATAATATTTGCA GGCCCGACCTTGCGGCTCTGGTATAAAACATTAGACAAGATCGTTCCTTCGACCTTAGCTTTCAAGCCTGTTAGAATGATGGCTTTAGACCAG CTAGTCTTCGCTCCATGCTTCTTAACAATCTTTTGTATGACAATGGGGGTTCTAAAAGGAGAAAACTGGACAGCGCTTACGTCAGGACTAAAGGAG ACATTGCCCAGCATTATTCTCAGCAACTATAAATTATGGCCAGCAGCACAACTCTTCAACTTCTACCTCGTCCCACTGCAGCACAG AGTTTTGTTTGCCAACACGATATCTCTCGGATGGAATACCTACATGTCTTGGAAGGTCGGAGGAACAAAGAAGTATGCCTCTAATAATACATATGCGAAGACGGAGACTTGA